The Candidatus Acidiferrales bacterium genomic sequence CTTGCGAGCCTAGTGTCTCCCCAGACACTGAAGTGGATTGTCGCCCTTTCATTCTTCATCTTCGGAGCATGGGCGCTCAAGCCTGACAAGCTGGAAGAGAATCATAGGCTCCGAGGTACCGGCGTCTTCTTGACCGCACTTATCGCTTTCTTCTTGGTGGAAATGGGGGACAAGACGCAGCTTGCCACGGTGGCACTGGCGGCGCGCTACGATTCGCTGGTCGCGGTGGTTCTGGGCACGACACTGGGCATGATGATCGCGAACGTCCCAGCCGTCTGGATGGGTGAGGCTCTGGCCCACCGAGTCAACATGAAGGTGCTGCACTGGGTAGCTGCGGGGCTATTTGTCCTTCTCGGCATCTTGGCGCTATTCGCATAGGACGGTGTGGTTCGAGCCGGCCACCCGCCCAACCACCCGCTGAAGGCGGCGGCGGGCGACGGGCTCGTCCCGGCCTGGCATCCGCGCTCGCCCACCGCGCCTTAGCGGGAGGGTTGACGGCAGCAAGACGGTGGAGGCCTGAACGCGATGAGTAAGACACTCCGACTTCGGCAGGCAAGATAGGACACCCAGGAGGGCTCACTCATGTTCAAGAGAATCGACCACGTGGAGATCGTC encodes the following:
- a CDS encoding TMEM165/GDT1 family protein, which encodes MEALLFSTVVVTLAEMGDKTQLLSFVLAVKLRRKVPIVLGILIATLANHFLAGYVGALLASLVSPQTLKWIVALSFFIFGAWALKPDKLEENHRLRGTGVFLTALIAFFLVEMGDKTQLATVALAARYDSLVAVVLGTTLGMMIANVPAVWMGEALAHRVNMKVLHWVAAGLFVLLGILALFA